The Oryctolagus cuniculus chromosome 5, mOryCun1.1, whole genome shotgun sequence genome includes a region encoding these proteins:
- the LOC138849805 gene encoding triggering receptor expressed on myeloid cells 1-like, whose product MSCCATSRSLEVGAAHCSRPGSPRRPWELVHTGMRTAGLWGLLWTLLVSELGAAPEDNEEEYVLEAGQNLTVSCPFNIWKYASSQKAWQRLEPGQEPLTLVVTDRPSGKPSTVRVGRYELEDDPDEAMLSVRMTQLRVADSGLYRCVIYHPPKDPVVLFHPVRLLVTQGQSVMPTSNKHPPQSPTPIPIFTPTTPKVLSTRHSRPRTLTQTPPRSTAVVSTPRTGVHLTNVTHVTRIPVFGIVVSVVCGLLSKSLVFTVLLAVTHRSFSP is encoded by the exons ATGTCCTGTTGTGCAACTTCCCGGAGCCTTGAGGTTGGGGCGGCTCACTGCAGCCGTCCCGGGAGCCCGAGGCGGCCTTGGGAGCTGGTGCACACCGGGATGAGGACggctgggctctgggggctgctGTGGACACTCCTTGTCTCAG AACTGGGAGCAGCACCTGAAGACAACGAGGAAGAGTACGTCCTGGAAGCGGGGCAGAACTTGACCGTGAGCTGCCCTTTCAACATCTGGAAGTATGCCAGTAGCCAGAAGGCATGGCAGAGGCTGGAGCCTGGCCAGGAGCCCCTGACCCTGGTGGTCACGGACAGGCCTTCGGGGAAGCCCAGCACGGTGCGGGTGGGGCGGTACGAACTGGAAGACGACCCGGATGAGGCCATGTTGAGCGTCCGGATGACGCAGCTTCGGGTGGCGGACTCAGGGCTGTATCGCTGTGTCATCTACCATCCCCCCAAGGACCCCGTTGTTCTGTTCCATCCCGTGCGCCTGCTGGTGACTCAGG GTCAATCAGTTATGCCTACCTCGAACAAGCATCCTCCACAGAGCCCGACTCCAATTCCCATCTTCACTCCTACCACTCCCAAGGTCTTGAGCACACGGCACAGCAGGCCCAGAACCTTGACCCAAACTCCACCTAGGTCAACTGCTGTTGTCTCCACTCCTAGGACTGGAGTCCACCTTACAAATGTGACACATGTCACCAG gatCCCTGTGTTCGGCATTGTCGTCTCCGTGGTCTGTGGACTCCTGAGCAAGAGCCTGGTCTTCACTGTCCTGTTAGCTGTCACCCACAGGTCATTTTCACCCTAG
- the LOC138849806 gene encoding triggering receptor expressed on myeloid cells 3-like: protein MEGPGLWGRRLLLLLLLCVPGSQAAGGEQEEEQKCLVEGDNLTVSCPYNIMQYATSLKAWQRVGSRGSLETLVRTETRKEDHNRAQAGRYLLEDYPTQAILRVTMTDLRRQDVGLYQCVIYLSSQQVVVLYHRIRLVQCQGLWMPATVLACGFILNKGLVFTVLLIFLCRGQAAS from the exons ATGGAGGGGCCAGGGCTCTgggggcggcggctgctgctgcttctgctgctctgtgtcccag GATCCCAAGCTGCAggcggggagcaggaggaggagcagaagtGTCTAGTGGAAGGAGACAACCTGACCGTGAGCTGCCCTTACAACATCATGCAATACGCCACCAGCCTGAAGGCCTGGCAGCGGGTGGGCAGCCGGGGCTCCCTGGAGACCCTGGTACGCACGGAGACTAGGAAAGAGGATCACAACCGGGCCCAGGCTGGGAGGTACCTGCTGGAGGATTACCccacccaggccatcctcaggGTCACCATGACAGATCTCCGGAGGCAGGACGTGGGGCTGTACCAGTGCGTGATCTACCTCTCCTCGCAACAAGTGGTTGTCCTGTATCATCGGATTCGCCTAGTGCAGTGCCAAG GCCTGTGGATGCCGGCCACTGTTCTGGCATGTGGCTTCATCCTGAACAAGGGTCTGGTGTTCACAGTCCTATTGATCTTCCTCTGCAGAG gccAGGCAGCCTCCTGA